A DNA window from Drosophila pseudoobscura strain MV-25-SWS-2005 chromosome 2, UCI_Dpse_MV25, whole genome shotgun sequence contains the following coding sequences:
- the LOC26532031 gene encoding uncharacterized protein — protein sequence MEQSTLDNDNPDEYFSEIIEMDLDGSCSSSTLSGPPPKKKKKTDISLLAEIAQERLEQQKDHHVRQEKMVEDLISTQTKFQNDLLEHFPWGCALIRLHIGVVWKEKNDGHAPKRS from the exons ATGGAGCAGAGCACATTGGACAACGACA ATCCTGATGAGTACTTTTCGGAAATTATTGAGATGGACCTGGACGGATCTTGTAGCTCCAGCACCTTGTCTGGGCCTccgccaaagaaaaagaaaaagaccGACATTTCGTTGCTGGCAGAGATCGCCCAGGAGCGTCTCGAACAACAAAAGGACCACCACGTTAGGCAGGAGAAGATGGTGGAGGACTTGATCAGCACCCAAACAAAATTCCAGAACGACTTATTAGAA CATTTTCCCTGGGGCTGTGCGCTTATACGTCTGCACATTGGAGTGGTTTGGAAGGAAAAGAACGATGGTCATGCTCCCAAAAGATCttag